One segment of Macaca fascicularis isolate 582-1 chromosome 2, T2T-MFA8v1.1 DNA contains the following:
- the LOC102133744 gene encoding putative ribosomal protein eL39-like 5, which yields MSSQKTFKIKQFLAKKQKQNRPIPQWIRMKTGNKIRYSSKRRHWRRTKLGL from the coding sequence ATGTCTTCTCAAAAGACTTTCAAGATTAAGCAATTCCTggccaagaaacaaaagcaaaatcgtCCCATTCCCCAGTGGATTCGGATGAAAACTGGTAATAAAATCAGGTACAGCTCCAAAAGGAGACATTGGAGAAGAACCAAGCTGGGTCTGTAA